A stretch of DNA from Besnoitia besnoiti strain Bb-Ger1 chromosome II, whole genome shotgun sequence:
CCGCCAACGATCGGAGAACGCTAGCCATTGATCCTCCCGAAGGGCTCTTTTGTAAAGGTGCTTCAGAACAGTTGCTACAAAGAGGCCACTCCTCTTTTCCCTCGTAACATAACACAGCCGAAGTATTCGGCAGTAACATGAACTGCGGGGCAAAAAAATTGGCTGAGGGAAAGACCAACTCGAGTGGTAGTCAAttctctccttccgccgctctgTCTGGCAGTCTAATCCCACGAATAGATTACACAGATCTCAGTTGCGTATGGTAACACCATCGCCATGCTTAGTGCTTCAGGGAAGACACTGCCAAGTCATCACTTGGCCGTGAGCATTCCGAGGCTGATTAGACGTTCTGTGCCGCTTCGCTTGgactctttttctcctccgtAAAGTGTATATTCGTtgaagaggcggcgcaaTCTTGTGGCAAGCCCGGTTCTAAGGCACCCGGTGTCTGTGCGCGCTGACAGGCGAGCCACGAAGCATCACACGTTTGCACGACACTACAGTTTACTCTGAGATCGTGTTGCCGCCGCACCTCGCACGCACATCATATGCCACCACGCGCTCCGAAGCCATCACACCAAAGTAGCTTTGCGCAGGTTGGTTCGCGTTCAATCAAACGCTGCCTCACCCCTGGGGGTACGCACGTGAGGCGTGACGGCATTCGTCAACAGTGCCGGCTGCACTGCGTATGGTACACCGAGGCAACCGCACTAACATTGGTCAGCTGCTCATTCAGGCAGAAACCGCCACGCGTCAATACACGACTCATATCGCGCCAAGGCGGCTTGTTTGATGGTTTCAGTACGGCGGAAGCCACGGCTTCCAGCTGCCGGGAGTACTGGTGCGGCTACGTGTACGTGTGCGCGatcgcgctctctctccgcgcaaTTTTTGCCAACCGAAAGAATATTAAACCGTTTTCCACGCTCCCTCTGTGCAACGaatggcggcggcgcaagcACAGTCGGAACTTCGTAAACGAAAGGATATGATCGAATGACGGACGCTCCGCGTTTCTTAGACGATACGACCCGCCACACGCTTTCCCGAGCGTGCGAATTCCGCAAAATTATACAAACAAGGAAGCGATCCTACTGCTCGTGGGCAAACAGTCGTTCGCCGCATTCTTCAACGCTAGCGTGATGGCGTGTCCTACGGCCCCCATAGGGACGCAGATAAAATGGCGGTGGAGAAACGCACGGGCGTCCGCGTCCCCCATCGCTCTCCTGAGCGCCGATAGCCTATCGCCTGTATCTATCACGAGTGTCTCTCGTGTCACGGTAGCCACTTCGTTCCTGTGAGTACCTTCGCTCACGGCTGTAGCTCCTGCAGACAacgcaaacacacacacgagACACCAGACATGAGCCACGCGCACAAGTGGAACATCCCGAGCCGACACTCCGAAGCGGACGGTGCCTGGGGGCGAAGAAACGAAAGCGttgcgcgcgtccgcgatCAACACTCGACTGCGAGGGTACTCAATCGTCCCTGCTCTCGACGGCAACTCCAGGCCGGAACTTGACGAAGTTCCCTCTCGTTCGACTGCTCCAGTAATAGAGGCGAGCAGAGCCTTGCACGAAGTAGAAACCGAAAGACAGGGGGGAGGACCCGTTTCTCGACACGCGACCCCAAACTGATTCTGAAAAGGCCACCAGACGGCTCCACCGGAAATCTCCTTTTCTGCTCGGCGAACATGCTACGGCCGGACGAGGGCTGTTTACACGAGCGAGATCCATAACGCATCCCCTGAGCACCCAGCCACATTTCGCGTGTGGCGACAGCTCCGCAAAAACACAGACGAACCCACGAAATGGCTCGACTGAACAGATGTCGAGAAAATTCGAAAGCCCCACGTAGCCAACCACGCCCACATGACACGGGATTCCCACACCGTGGAAGCATGATTTCGCCCTTCCACTTCCGGTACGTTGTAGGTAACTATACATCACAGCTCCCTCCCGCATGACACCGTACGCCTACGCTCGCACCACATGCTCCTAGTACGGCGTCGTTCAACGTATCAGTGCGCCTGAACCCGTCAAAACACTATACATGCGGCCTAGCACTTCCGACCCCTGCTGTGACAGACGAGTATACCCTTTGAGCTATAGATGAGGAGATCCTGACGTCTAGGCGGTCGGGTTCTCCCTGCTCTCCCTCTGTTTCCGACTATTTCGTTCAGCACACACTATGAGCGACGCCTCGACGGTCTCGCGCAAACAGGTGAATTCTGCTCTCTGGGTAAACGTGCCGCGGACAGCTCGTTTGGAAATGGGCGCCTAGACGGTGAACTGGAAGCAGTGCTTGCCGCACGCGTCTCCACACGAACGCCTCGGACATGGAATAACTGTTCTACGGTGCGGGTCACCACCAGCACGAGGGCGAGCCGTCAACAAGCCACAAACACGGCCTTGATCTATCAGCACATCCAGTGTGTTCCCGGACACGATGACGGAGCCCGACCGCGTACAGCATACGTGCCCAGAGAGCGTCTGCACGTCGTACACTCATACTTCGCTTGTCTCGGTGCGCAAAGTCTTGGCAACTAGATAGCGGGGCGCGGACACGACGGGGGTTGACTACGAGATGTGAGTGCGCGAACTCGGCTTCCACGTGAGACCCCCAACCGACATGAAGTGGATATCCGGAACGGACGTCAACTGCGCGCGACTGCTGCCTCTTTTTTGTTTCATGCAACCCGAGGATCTTAAACGAGCGCGAGGATCCAGCCCCTCTCTACCTGTACGGGTTGCAGACGTACACCATATACCACGTGAATGAACACCaacgcgcttcctcgcgtcgGTCGCGCGATGCCACCGTCGCTcacggcgcagaagaggcagtCGAGCTCCCTTCCTCGCACCCCCAAGCGCCACGCATccccggcctcgcgcgcctcgcgcacacTCCGTGTCTTCCGCTTTGTCATGGGCACCGCACACCGCTTCCTACACTTCACTTTGCCAAAAACAACTCCCCCCCGAACCGTTCAGGGTTCACCCTCTCTCAACGCCTTTGCACGCCCGCACAACAGTTCACCTGGCCTGCGCCAAACGTGCTCGGGACAGTCTCGCCACTCGTTTGCGAGAGGACGGATGCATTCGAAGGGTCCTCCGGCCGAAGCACTTTCGCACACTCGTCTCGACCGGAGAGACATGCACGCCCTCTGCTGAGGCCTACCTGTGGCGATCCCGTCcgctgccgcttccgcgGTAGCTGTCGTAGTTATCGTAGCTCCGCGAGCGGTCGCGGCCTCCACGGCTGTAGTAATCGCGAGATCGACTTCTTCCGTGGTATCCATCTCTGCTCGGCGAtcggtcgcggccgccatGGTAActgccgcctccacgtcCTCCGTAGTAGCCCCGTCCGCCTGAATCGCGGCCTCCATAACTGCTGCCATAGCCGCTTCCATATCCTCCTCGGTAGTCATCGTAGCCGCCGTAGCGGCGGTCGTACCGCGGGCTGCGAGATCGGTAACGACCCTGAGCGGCACCAATGGGTCTGAAGACGCGACAGCACCAACCCGACATCAAAACAGATACAACACGGACACGGCAGCACACGGGACTGCCTGCAAAGAAGGCTTGCCTTCGCGGCCGAAGAACCCTGCTGGACATTCCACGCGGTTCACTGTCTGAAGCCCGCGCATATCGCCCTGATATGGCCCAGTTGACGAGAGAGGCATGTATGACACCCACTCCTCAGTCGATGTCCCCTGACATATTTGCTGACAGCAAACTGTCTATGTTGAAGCACTCTCTGCCAAATGCGTTCCGCACGCAACTTGCGTGCGCGAAGACAGCAACGCGACCGCTTACCTCGCGCGGCCAGACATCTTCTCGTCGACGCGAGCAAGGATCTTCTGTCTGGCTCGCGATCGGGCCTCCGCATTCCAGCCGAAAATAAGCAGACGCTCATCTCTGCCTCCCCGCGACCCGTCGAGGAAGATGAACGTgcccgtctcctcctccgcacGACGCAAGTTGCTGCCCTTGCTCCCAGTCACGTACGCGACGGCGTCCACCGGAAGTGAGACAACATCGCAGTCGTCGCTGCACACACAAACCGCCCGCCAAAGACGCCACAGAATGCAAAATGGAGTTACTTTGCGCCCTCTCGGGCATCGTGAACATACTGGAGGACCCAGTAACCCCCCAGACAACCCGGAAAAACACCCAAACCGCGGTTCTATGATTTCGCCCATGCGGCAGAAAGAAACCTGACTTCGAAAGAAGCTGGCAAATGGCGCATCCTTGACCCGACGTGAGGCCCTTACCGTCCATCAGTTTCCACGTGGACGTACGacgtcctctgcgcgcacAGCCACTGGAGGtactggcgcgcgcgcgttcgcTCTGCCAATGTTCCTGCGATATACGCATGCCGACCGACGTATTCCAGGATGGCGcctgacgcgcgcgcgagcttctTTCTGGTGCTTCCGCGCTGACCGAGAGCGTAAGAGTAGTCCTCCAGCTTGATGGGAATGCGGTCAGTATCGAAATCAGGGTTGTTCGAAAAAtgctcctcgtcgtccttgATGAAGTAGCCAGGCATCTTCTGCTCTACGGCGCTCATCACCTTCAACTCGGATCCTCGGCGTGCTCGCCTGAGGGCACTCAGCATGGAACCAAAATCACAAATTGCACTGCAACTCCCAGCAACTAACTTCCTCTCCACCACCACTGACTAGCTGC
This window harbors:
- a CDS encoding domain K- type RNA binding proteins family protein (encoded by transcript BESB_037060) encodes the protein MTQEEDVKMDGRSSRGPSRSREPSRSRERSPRQDRSLPRDGELRESAGNGDDRRAGSMDRRSRSRSYRSPRRSESRSSSKNGRRNSRSASRSREGTRHPDGYWTDGKEAFILNIADEDASFILGSGGRTKRKLSHVCGADLNILERDGRTVLEIRGTPDTIDRAKMYIGFVMQQRVGPVALPPDAEKRDDLTIIHVPHECVGYVTGRKGAGLRSVEEEWNTLMFFTDLRSKEAGETEKLAIFGEMRARRGSELKVMSAVEQKMPGYFIKDDEEHFSNNPDFDTDRIPIKLEDYSYALGQRGSTRKKLARASGAILEYVGRHAYIAGTLAERTRARQYLQWLCAQRTSYVHVETDGRDDCDVVSLPVDAVAYVTGSKGSNLRRAEEETGTFIFLDGSRGGRDERLLIFGWNAEARSRARQKILARVDEKMSGRARPIGAAQGRYRSRSPRYDRRYGGYDDYRGGYGSGYGSSYGGRDSGGRGYYGGRGGGSYHGGRDRSPSRDGYHGRSRSRDYYSRGGRDRSRSYDNYDSYRGSGSGRDRHRSYSRERRYSQERSGYRDTRDTRDRYRR